The sequence CTGCAGTCAACAAGTATTtaattcaacaacaaaaacaacctcAACAACCACCAAGATCTCAATCAGGAATTAATCAGGGAAGACTGGCAAAACTGATGAATTTTACTAAAAGGATACATAGCCAAGCTAGCTGGCACCCCAGATTAAACCTGTAGGCTGAACCTCATGTGAAATGCACAGTGCAGTTCTATGAATGTTTATgaaaaagtaagtcccactgtgttcagtgagacttgctcccaggtagtTGTGAATAGATTTGCCACCTTAGTAGAGTCTCTTCTGAAAGTATTGGCTGGAGGGAACTATGCTATTCTGGTTGCCAAAAGCACCAGATGGGGCAGCACAGTGACAAAAGGAGGTAGAGGGATGCCAGTACACTTTCAGTAAGTAGGTAAGTTTCATCCCCTGGGCAAAACTCTAAAGCTGAACAAATGAGCTGGTAGACGAAGGCTGCAGTCTTCtacatgcttaaaggtaaaggtacccctgcccgtatgggccagtcgtgtccgactctagggttgcgcgctcatctcgcttaagaggccgggggccagcgctgtccgcagacacttccgggtcacgtggccagcgtgacaagctgcatctggcgagccagcgcagcacacggaaacgccgtttaccttcccgctagtaagcggtccctatttatctacttgcacccaggggtgctttcgaactgctaggttggcaggcgctgggaccgagcaacggtctacatgcttacttgggagtacaCCCCACTGAACACTTTTGAACTTACTTCTCTAAAGAATTTGTGCTTTGTTTCTACCAACTGTGCTTTGATATCAGTTCTTCAGAACCAATGATTGAGCATGGTCTTGTTTTAACTTCTGCCCTATGGTTAAAACAAGCAGAAGTTAGCTGAGTAGCATGTGCACACACAACTTATTTGCATGTCATCCTGGGAAGCAAGTGTGTGTCTGCTTGGCTCAGAAAGCCAGTTGCTATGGGCACCTGTAGAAAATATTTTGAGTAGACACACCCTAAAATGTGTTTCAGTGTGGGCAATTGATAATCCTTCTGTGTCTCTTCATAGTGTTATTTTTAAACTGCGTTATTTAGTCCTGTGCCCTAGCACACATTGAGAAGTAGATTATGTGAACAATGTTGAATGTTTTAGACTAAGCATTCCATGCTTCTTTATTCCCCCTTAACCTTTAAAAATTCCAAACCAAAGTATTTCCCCAGAACCATGAAGGGAAGGATTACTTGAAGTGTTCCTTCATGCATACAGGCCAAAGTGTTGAATGCTACCTGCACTCAGTGGTGGTGGTTGCATATGCACTGTTGCAGAATTCTGATCCTTTTTCCAGTTGAAAaagagctgaaagtgaccactCTGTTTATGGACTGGAATAGCACTGCAGTGTCAGTAGTCTTAGAACTGCAGCCTTGACTATTTCCTTTTCGAAATGTGCATAGGTAGTTGTAAGTGAGCATTAATAATGTATTCAGTAGGGTGGGGTGGAAACTGAGTTGCTGTCTTGCAAGGTAGGTTCTTAGCTTATGCTTATCACTTTTTTGCCAAATAAAAACTGGTATCTACCATCGTTGCTGTAGCAGACTATTTTTCCCTCCTGGGAAAATCCCATCCTTGCTATTTTTAGTACCTATTTTCGTGGCACTAATGGACTATATGAAAATATGATCTCTATTGCTTGTAAACTGTCTGTGTAGAGAACACATTGTCAAGAGGCTGACGCCAACCTGCTGATTTCTCTTTTGGGTGTTGAGCATGCCCTGGTAGGAACTCTGCCCAGAAGTAATtccttttgattttgttttttcttttataacAGTTTTCTGACACCGGTAGCAAGAAAGAACATGTTAAAATTACAAGTGAGCGCAAGCCTGGATTTCTGGAGCGCCTCAGTGAAACCTCTGGAGGGATGCTCATAGGACTTGCTGCATTTGCCCTCTCTTTTTACGTTCTTTTTACCAATGAGGTAAGTCAAGGCAGGGAGGATGGAATTATTTTTTCAAGTAGCTCAGGGGTATAAAATATTAAGGCCCTTTGGGGATCCCCAGTAGGACTCATAGACTGGCTGGCAACGGTTCTCTAGACcttcaggcaggaatctctcccagccctgccttgagatgctgaggattgaacctgggacctttagaTGGAAAAACAGATGCTGTGCCACCGAGCTACGGCTCTCTTCCTGGGCTCCTTTCTAAGCCCACTTTATTGAGTGGATTCTTTCCCTCAGTAAAGTTACCTTTGGAAATAGCTTTTAAAGATTGAGCTCAAGCTTCCTCTGAAGAATTTGCAGCCCTAACTTAATTATTTTGCATTTGTGCAGCTGTGATAAGTGCTAATGTATTTGCCTCCAGAACCTCACAACGTAATTTTGGCATTAATTTTGCATctcagaaataacaacaacaaaaatctttaCATGCCATTATCTGGAATGTCACCCGCAGAGCTTTTCAAAATGTCTTAACTGCTTTTACTGGCAGAATTACAAGGGAGTAGGTGGttctgcagggacgcgggtggcgctgtgggttaaaccacagagccttggacttgccgatcagaaggtcggcggttcgaatccccgcgacggggtgagctcccgttgtttggtcccagctcctgcctacctagcagttcgaaagcacgtcaaagtgcaagtagataaataggtaccgctctggcaggaaggtaaacagcatttccgtgcgctgctctggttcgccaaaagcggcttagtcgtgctggccacatgacctggaagctgtacgccggctccctcggctagtaaactaagatgagcactgcaaccccagagtcggtcacgactggacctaatggtcaggggtccctttacctttacctaggtggtTCTGCATTGCTCTGCAACTGTGGTACTTCCTCTGTATCTCAAGCCTGAAGTCATCCCATAATTCATCCAGATTCTCCCCAGAACACAGCCCTGCTCACCCTGACACACTTCCTCACTGTTCCCATTCAAgtgctcttgcttgcctgaaatgtgtccttaaacCAGAGTGCTTGCCTCAATGGTGGGTGGAGAGATTGGGGAACACTGGCAtgtggcttttgcctggctgtCATATAGCTCCGGgcacccattgctctgcccactgctGGGATGCAGCCCCTGGAAGCTCCCCCACCTCTGCTTGCAAGGATTTTCTGTAGGTCAGTTTTAGCACAACGTTCCACTGTCTTGTCGCCTCAAAGTGTGCTCTTCCCACTCCCACCCCTCTCGCATTTTGCCATCTGTAGGGGCGAGCTTTGAAGACGGCCTCCTCTTTAGAAGAAGGGCTTTCTCTGGTGGTCCCTCTCGACGACATCCATAACGTATTACAAGAGAATGAAAGGAAACTTGTGCACCTGTCGGGTCCCCTTAGAACTTCAAAGGTAAATAAAGTGGTGTTACCAGAAGAATTTGTAGATTGTCCCCCACCTCCACATTgcagtgttttgcttttttaaagtgctgcttcagttATCCCATACATTTGGATGCCTTGCCTGAAAAAGCTTGTGCTTGTTTATTTCACCCtattgtatgtatgtgtgtggggggggttatGTACGCATGAGAATCTGCAACTTCAAATGCGATCAAAGGTGTAAGTTAGAGTGAGCATCTGGAATGCACAATGCTTCAAAAGTTATGGCTCATGCCATTTTGTGTTTTCTGGAAACACTGCTCCCTAATGCTTTATGGAGGGGGCAAAGTACAGAGGTTAATTTCTCAGTGCTACGGCACACAAGTCTAGATGCCTGGAAATCTTGCCCTCTGGCTCAGAACCTTTCTTACTGGGTAACTGCCTATAGTGAAGGAAAGGTCCTCTGAATATGTTTGAAAGCACTCCTACACTGATGTGTTTTAGGGATCAGTTACCAGCAGCCTTAAAAGCAAGTTCCTTTTATTAAGCCATAGTAAGAAAAGCCCTCTGCTAAGGACTTTGTAAGACCGTGCATTACAATGTAATGATGCCATAGTATCATTTAAGTAAGGCTTAAGTGTGGGCCCCTTTGGTACCCCAAACCCCGCTGTCTAATGTATGTTAAAACTCTGTGGTAGCATCATGAGTTGTGACATTTTACGCAATAGAATATGCCAGGCAGTCAGGCCACTTAGCTAGGATTCTGCATTTCACAGGTTAGTAAATGGGCTTATGAGTTGGCTTGCACTTTTGTGTTGGCTTGTCTAAGAACGATCAAGTTGTCCTTCAAAATCCAGGCAAAGGTTGCTTTTTTCCTGGCGTACTTCCTGTATTTCCCATGCTTGTTAGCAGTTCTTCTCAGAAAAGGCATTCACTTTATCTGACAACCCTACCTAGAACTGAGTCTGACTTGCCCTGATAGGGCTTATGTAGGACCCCTGGCCAATCGGAAAAGCCAACTGGGGCCAGCAGAAAACTTTGGGCAGAGTCATCGTTTGTCAGACCTTTTCAGCAGGCTACTAAGGAAGATTTCTGACTCTGAGGGACCTTAGCTCTAATTTGCAAACGCCCAAAACCTAACAAGTTTGTAGACATGCCATTGCGCCCCAGATTTAAGTAGTACCTTTTGCTTCTCTGTCTCTTCACCCGCCCAAAGTCTTGGGAAACCTTTGTAAACTACAGATCTCCTGATTGGAACTTTGTTTTGCATTTGATAGCCTTTATATGATCCCAGCTATGGACTTTCTATCCGGGCTGTGAAGCTGAAGCGTAATGTGGAGATGTATCAATGGGTAGAATATGAAGATTCCAAGTAAGATGAACTTCTTAATGATTTCTCTGCCATGGCACATATGTGTGGGAGTGGGGCGTGTGTTTGGGCATAGGGACTTGTACTCTATAATCCAGAACACATCTTTATGTTCACCTGTAGCTTTTCCCCATAACTTTctcttttaattattttctgTACTCTACCCTTGAGGTCTACAACAATTATTTGGTCAAGTCTTTTCTTTTGGAATGCAGTATATACTTTCCCCCCATGGTGACTGATTATTCAAATCTATAAAGAGCAAATGAACACAGAACTATGAGTCACTTGTTTATAGCTGGCTTCTGTTGTGGAAAGTATGAGACACTGAGCTATAGGAAAAATATTACCACTGGTTCTCATGCCTCCAACCCTTTTCCCTACCTTACCTTGGctgggttttgtgccaaaatagACAATAGTCAGTTGGCGTGGATGCTGGCCTCTTGCCTACTGCTCCAGATTCCTTTGTTACATCAAACCTGGACCCATTTTACGGAATATTCTACTCTTCCCTTCCTTGCAGTAGCCTCGCTATTGCTTCCCTCTCATTCCTGTTGCTAGCAGGACACATCTCTGTGCCAGATTAGCTCAGCGGTGCGCAGTTGATGGGAGTTAACATCttggctacccctgatctaaacaGAGCTTTCCATTATCCCACAGAAGCAGCACTGTTGGACCAAAGGTCTCTTGGACCTGATTAGTTAAAATGTTACACTGGCATTTGCTAACATTTTTTCTGTGATTCATATACAATAAAGCTGTGTCAAATATAGAGTTCTTGCGGACTGCACTTTGGTGTGTGCTTAACTTCtctatctccccccaccccccgtagaGAATATGAAGAGAATggtgaagtgaaaaaagaaacCAGATATTCATATAGTAAGTTGACTAGCACACAAATTTCTCCCATTAGGATTGGTAACTGTGCCTTCAGACAGCTACTTGACAGGCATACGTTCAACAGGGACAGCTCTCACCATCACTTTCCTCAGCTCTAAGGTGGGGGAAGGTGTGCTGTGTTGTTGCATAAAGTGATGGCGAGACCTGCCCCTCTTGAATTTATTTCTGCCGTGCAACAGCTGTCAAACAATGGCAGGAGAATGGCAGCAACCTTACCCTTCACTTTCGTGGCATTATTTATGTGCTGCAGCTATATTTCATGtgtccttcaaggagctcagaatGGAATAGTTATCCAGTTGGGTTGCCTACAAAGATGTGGCAGGCAAAAGGTGGCTGAAGCCTAATATGCcttttttttgtgggaggggggaataccTGCATGAGTGATTTGCATGTTATGCTAAGACTACCTGGGCTTCAGTGCTCAAAAATGCAATGAATGAGTCTGCTTTTCAGGAAATCTTAAAAGTTGTGGCTTGAAGATTCCCAGTAATTCCATTGCCTTCTCGAAAATGGATGAGATTTGGGCCCCCTCCTCCATATTCTTCCACATTGCATATTCTGTTGGCTTGCTTTAGCTTCTTCAGCAGACACAACCTTGTTCTGTTCAGATCCCTCACCCACCCTGTACACCTCTCAATTACGTTGTTCACTTCCTGGCTTATAGTCCAATCCCATTTGTTATGCACTTTTTTAGTATGCAAGTACCCCTTTCTGGTTGTACTCCGTATGCAAATCGATGTTGGGGGGGCATTCTAAACTAACATCTCCTTGGTGTCTTTTTCTATATACTTTCTTGTTTCCCTTTTAGATACTGAATGGAAATCGGAAGTTGTGAACAGCAGAAATTTTGATCGGGAAATTGGTCATAAAAATCCTAGGTAAGCCCCATATTTCACCATCTCAAATAACCTTGCCCATTATGAAACGGGTTGAAATGAATGATGGCTCATTCACTTACCgtgcaatcctaaccacgtctactcagaaagaagtcctaatgaattcagtggtgcttcctcccaggtaaatggggttaagATTGTAGCTTAAATCCTGAACTAGATACTGTTAGGTATTCTGCAATCAGAAAAGGATGGCATTGTAAATCACTTAGCAAATACATTTGAGTAGGTTTCCTGACACGGCGTGCTTGTTTTGCTATATAGAAATCTTTGCTAACCCTCTCTGTGCCATTGTGTCTATTGAGTTGGAATAAACTTTGCAATTACTTTTTTCCATGCAGTGCCATGGCTGTTGAAACTTTCACTGCAGTTGCTCCTGATGTCCAAGTGGGCAGATTCTTTCTTTCCAAAGGTAATAACTTTTAGTTTTGGTGTAGTTAGACTATGCTTTAAGATCATTCCACATTGAGTAAATTATGGAAAAACTGATAAAAGGACATTTTGACTTTAGCAGTCTGTTTCCAGTTCCAACTGGGTTTTGTTGAACCTCTGCAGAGCGGAAATCACTCAAGACATATCCAGAATGTCTGTTTGGGTTATTGTAGTTAAATATCACAGAACAGAGCATCTCCTTTGTTTCCTAGGCCTTGTTGAGAAGATTGATAACTTCAAACAGATGAGCTTGGCAAAACTGGAAGATCCCCACGCTGATGTGATCCGCTCAGGGGATTACTTTTTTCACAGTGAGAATCCTCGACGTCCAGAAGTAAGAAACCAATTTACAATTAACAGTTCAAAAACTGACTAAAACTCTGTTGCCTTCCCACCACCACTAATAACTGCAGTTATATTGTATATACTGTTTGTCTTGTCATATACTCTTGTTCCTATAAGGTTACAATCctatacagcaggggtggggagcctttttggctgcaTGGGCCAGATGTTTATCAGAATCTGCCTGATGGGCCAAATTtgactgcccacctgtcaatcacctgatgtcacaaatGACATCAGGAATTTAGTGCTTTGACGTTCCAAAATTGGGGCTTCAAAGCACTAGCAGGTAGCTACAAACCCATTTGCATTGAAACAGCAGCTGAAGCGGAGAGAGAACAATACTCAGATCAAGTAAGATCACCCTGCCTTCACAGAGGTGGAGGTGGGGATCCTGCTTAGTGCTGGGTTCAGGTACACGAGAGAGCTTCTTGCAGGGAAGTTCTGCACTACTGCAAAATCAAGAATGTTGCTTGGGAAACTTACTTAAAGAATGGGAATAGCATGAACTCGGATAATGTAGATTTCCAAAATCTCCACTGGGAAGCTTCTATTACCAACACCTTTATCTTGTTTGTTTCTCCCACTTTCAGGTAGGAGATCTTCGTGTTTCTTTCTTCTATGCAGGTTTGAGTGGAGACTCATCCCACCTGGGTCCAGCAGATACGGTAAGTGTTCCAGATCTCTCCTACTCCTCCCTGTGTGAAGAAATAACACTTCTGTGTAATGAAACTGTTAACATGCGAGGCTCTTTTTAAGACACTCATTTTCAACTCTGGAATTTTTCAGGTGACAGTAATTGCTCGTCAACAAGGGGACCAGTTGGCTTCATACCGAACCAAGACTGGGGATATCTTGCAGATCCTCTATCCCGATGAGCTCTCTGCTGAGGTAAGAGTTATAGATACAGGAGAACATTGAAAGAATGGTCTTCTCCTTGTATGTGTAAGTGAGATATGCAGAAGAATCCAGTTTACTTTCTTGGGACTTTGTGTCTTtgaggaagagctgtagctcagtgatagagtatGTGATTTGCATGTGAAGGGTCCATAGTCCAATCCGTAACAATATCACGTAGGGATGAgaaagaccatgggtaggcaaactaaggcccaggggctggatgcggcccaatcgccttctcaatccggcccgtggacggtccgggaatcagcgtgtttttacatgagtagaatgtgtccttttatttaaaatgcatctctgggttatttgtggggcataggaattcgttcactttttcccaaaatatagtccagccccccccccccacaaggtctgagggacagtgaaccctgctgaaaaagtttgctggccgcTGAGAAAGACTCTTGTctaaaaccctgaagagccactaccaggcagacaaatgctGAGCTACACCTGCTGCAGAGAACTGGGGGCCAGCCAGATCCTGACCTCCCCCAACCACTGCGGGTCATTTGCACCCCGCCAATAAGCTGACATCACTATGACTCGCAATTTTGGACCCGTTCAAGGTctaggcattgtttccaggcgaAGATGTGTCAATCTTTGTAGTAGATGGAGTAAGAAATCAGAGAAATTTGGTTGGCAGGGAGGGTAGGGTGTCATAGGAGTAGGTATGTAGCAGGAGCATTTCTGCATATCATTGGTCTATGGCTGCTCCTTGGTTTCTTGGCCAGCCAGGAATTCTTTCTCTCATAGGATATACGGGAGGAACATTGCATTTCAGTAAATGAAATCGTGGGAGGTGTTGGAAGAACAGTAGAATAGTTAATTCAAACGCAGAGAAAAGTTTCCAGACTTCTTAAATTTGCAGAGTTATATCTCAGAAAGAGAAGTTGTTTATGATGATGAGGTGGTACACTATCcagaaaggattttttaaaatgcacacaccattaaaaaaaagtatAGTATTTTTTGTACTAAGTGGTGCTACATGGTGTTATATCTTTATCTTCTGTTCCAGCAATATGTTTTAGCCACCTCACTCCACTCCTCTTCCCCACACCCCCAGGTGGTTTCACACATTTTCCCCCAATATCCTACTTTCATGAAGTCCTTAAGACAGGCAGGAAATCACTTCCCACCCCCCATCTGTTAAAAACATAGaagctgtgtgtgtctgtgtctgtgtgtctggctGGATCTGCCTTCCACAATGGGCCAACCTTCCAGGCATTTGGGACTCTGATCTCCTTCAGCTGGACTGGTGGTATTTTGaaatccaaaacctctggagggcagtGTGGAGGGGAAGGCCAGGCTAGATggagctgggtgtgtgtgtccaCTACATACTTGATCAGCATGA comes from Podarcis raffonei isolate rPodRaf1 chromosome 2, rPodRaf1.pri, whole genome shotgun sequence and encodes:
- the TMEM43 gene encoding transmembrane protein 43 — protein: MSRNFSDTGSKKEHVKITSERKPGFLERLSETSGGMLIGLAAFALSFYVLFTNEGRALKTASSLEEGLSLVVPLDDIHNVLQENERKLVHLSGPLRTSKPLYDPSYGLSIRAVKLKRNVEMYQWVEYEDSKEYEENGEVKKETRYSYNTEWKSEVVNSRNFDREIGHKNPSAMAVETFTAVAPDVQVGRFFLSKGLVEKIDNFKQMSLAKLEDPHADVIRSGDYFFHSENPRRPEVGDLRVSFFYAGLSGDSSHLGPADTVTVIARQQGDQLASYRTKTGDILQILYPDELSAEEVFQKEHESNNMKTWGLRAAGWMSMFVGISLMTRIFYTLVDWFPVVRDLVNLGLKAFAFCLATSLSLLTISVGWLFYRPLWAGLIALLAAVPIVIARSRVPPKKQQ